In one window of Henckelia pumila isolate YLH828 chromosome 1, ASM3356847v2, whole genome shotgun sequence DNA:
- the LOC140875430 gene encoding uncharacterized protein has product MEDSKGKKRLRDEPVDPGVVVVVDSPEVKRLRENLLDSLDDDDDEAEFGTASSDLDSFMKSFEKEIASDGGDAVEVVDLVSGSEESRPELGYLLEASDDDLGLPPTTSSPCAAQKSELGSDFWGFEPEIPGYDSDGYGFVQTENFSGGDSGYVAIDGLFDYSDMGLGSGDFLWRPERMPAQ; this is encoded by the coding sequence GATCCCggggtggtggtggtggtggactCGCCGGAGGTGAAGCGGCTGAGGGAGAATCTCCTGGACAGTTTggacgacgacgatgatgaggcCGAGTTCGGTACCGCGAGTTCGGATCTGGACTCGTTCATGAAGAGCTTCGAGAAGGAGATTGCTTCCGACGGCGGAGACGCGGTGGAGGTGGTGGATCTGGTTTCCGGCTCCGAAGAATCTCGGCCGGAGCTGGGGTACTTGTTGGAGGCTTCCGACGATGATCTAGGCCTGCCGCCGACGACGTCGTCTCCGTGCGCGGCGCAGAAATCTGAGCTGGGATCCGATTTCTGGGGGTTCGAACCGGAGATTCCGGGTTATGATTCGGACGGATACGGGTTCGTTCAGACGGAGAACTTTAGCGGCGGTGACAGTGGATATGTAGCCATTGACGGGTTGTTTGACTATTCGGATATGGGTTTAGGGTCGGGTGACTTTTTGTGGAGACCCGAAAGGATGCCGGCCCAATAG